In Desulfosporosinus youngiae DSM 17734, the genomic stretch GAAGGGCGCGGTTAACAGCGAAATGCCACGGGGAATCGTAAGCAGGTCTTGATCCGTGGATACCCGAATGGGGCAACCCAACCGGAGTCATGTCCGGTTATCTTTAGCTGAATCCATAGGTTAAAGAAGACAACCCGGGGAACTGAAACATCTAAGTACCCGGAGGAAAAGAAAGAATCATCGATTCCCTGACGTAGCGGCGAGCGAAACGGGAAGAGCCCAAACCGAATCCTTCGGGATTCGGGGTTGTAGGACCCTCTTTTAGGAATGGTTCCTTAGCTGAACAGGACTGGAACGTCCGGGCAGAGAAGGTAACACCCCTGTAGACGAAAGAAACCAAACTGTGAGGGAATCCTGAGTACCGCGGGACACGTGAAACCCCGTGGGAAGCAGGGAGGACCACCTCCCAAGGCTAAATACTACTTAGCGACCGATAGCGAACCAGTACCGTGAGGGAAAGGTGAAAAGCACCTCGGAAGAGGAGTGAAAAAGAACCTGAAACCGTGCGCTTACAAGCAGTCACAGCACCGTTATGGTGTAGTGGCGTGCCTTTTGTAGAATGAACCGGCGAGTTACGGTATGCAGCGAGGTTAAGGCGGGAAGCCGGAGCCGAAGCGAAAGCGAGTCTGAAGAGGGCGAAAGTTGCATGCTGTAGACCCGAAACCGTGTGATCTACCCATGGCCAGGGTGAAGGTGGGGTAAAACCCACTGGAGGCCCGAACTCACTGTCGTTGAAAAGGCAGGGGATGAGCTGTGGGTAGGGGTGAAATGCCAATCGAACACGGAGATAGCTGGTTCTCCCCGAAATAGCTTTAGGGCTAGCCTCAATCGATGAGCGATGGCGGTAGAGCACTGAATAGGCTAGGGGCCTTACCAGGTTACCGAACCTTATCAAACTCCGAATGCCATTGGATTTAGATTGGGAGTCAGACTGTGGGGGATAAGCTTCATAGTCGAAAGGGAAACAGCCCAGACCATCAGCTAAGGTCCCCAAGTATACACTAAGTGGGAAAGGATGTGGAATTGCACAGACAACCAGGATGTTGGCTCAGAAGCAGCCACCATTTAAAGAGTGCGTAATAGCTCACTGGTCGAGTGGTTCTGCGCCGAAAATGTAACGGGGCTCAAGTGTATCACCGAAGCTATGGCTTGCGCTTGATGCGCAGGGGTAGGGGAGCGTTCTATCAGCAGAGAAGTCAAACTGTAAGGTTTGGTGGAGTGGATAGAAGTGAGAATGCCGGTATGAGTATGCGAAAAGGAAGGTGAGAATCCTTCCCGCCGAAAATCTAAGGTTTCCTGGGGAAGGCTCGTCCGCCCAGGGTAAGTCGGGACCTAAGCCGAGGCCGAAAGGCGTAGGTGATGGACAACTGGCTGAAATTCCAGTACCACCTGGAAATGGTTGAGCAATGGGGTGACACAGAAGGATAGGTTAAGCGTGCCGTTGGTCGAGCACGCCCAAGCGAGTAGGAGGTAGGGTAGGCAAATCCGCCCTGCGAGACTCTGAGACGTGATGGGGAGCGAACATAAGTAGCGAAGTAACCGACTCCAGGCTGTCAAGAAAAACCTCTAGTGAGTGACCAGGTGCCCGTACCGTAAACCGACACAGGTAGATGGGGTGAGAATCCTAAGGCGCGCGAGAAAACCCTCGTTAAGGAACTCGGCAAAATAGCCCCGTAACTTCGGGAGAAGGGGCGCTCACTGAAGAGTGAGCCGCAGAGAAATGGTCCAGGCGACTGTTTAACAAAAACACAGGTCCCTGCGAATCCGAAAGGAGAAGTATAGGGGCTGACACCTGCCCGGTGCTGGAAGGTTAAGAGGAGAGGTTAGGGGCAACCCGAAGCTTTGAATTGAAGCCCCAGTAAACGGCGGCCGTAACTATAACGGTCCTAAGGTAGCGAAATTCCTTGTCAGGTAAGTTCTGACCCGCACGAAAGGTGTAACGATCTGGACACTGTCTCAACGAGGGACTCGGCGAAATTGTAATACCCGTGAAGATGCGGGTTACCTGCGACAGGACAGAAAGACCCCATGGAGCTTTACTGCAGCTTGACATTGGATTTTGGTATAAAATGTACAGGATAGGTGGGAGACGGAGAAGCTAGGGCGCCAGCCTTGGTGGAGTCAACGGTGGGATACCACTCTTTTTGTACTGAAGTTCTAACCTGGGCCCCTGAAGCGGGGTTGGGGACAGTATCAGGTGGGCAGTTTGACTGGGGCGGTCGCCTCCTAAAGAGTAACGGAGGCGCCCAAAGGTTCCCTCAGCGCGGTTGGAAATCGCGCGAAGAGTGTAAAGGCAAAAGGGAGCTTGACTGCGAGACCAACAAGTCGGGCAGGTACGAAAGTAGGGCTTAGTGATCCGGTGGTACCGAGTGGAAGGGCCATCGCTCAACGGATAAAAGCTACCCTGGGGATAACAGGCTTATCTCCCCCAAGAGTCCATATCGACGGGGAGGTTTGGCACCTCGATGTCGGCTCATCGCATCCTGGGGCTGTAGTAGGTCCCAAGGGTTGGGCTGTTCGCCCATTAAAGCGGTACGTGAGCTGGGTTCAGAACGTCGTGAGACAGTTCGGTCCCTATCCGTCGCAGGCGCAGGAAATTTGAGAGGATCTGTCCCTAGTACGAGAGGACCGGGATGGACGAATCCCTGGTGTACCAGTTGTCTCGCCAGAGGCACAGCTGGGTAGCTATATTCGGAGCGGATAAGCGCTGAAAGCATCTAAGCGCGAAACCGGCCTCAAGATGAGATTTCCCACAGCAAAAGCTGGTAAGACCCCTGAAGGAAGATCAGGTAGATAGGCCAGGTGTGGAAGCACGGTGACGTGTGGAGCTGACTGGTACTAATCGGTCGAGGGCTTGACCTAAATCGAGGACGCTAGGTGAGTGGCTCAAATTCTAAGACGATACTAGATAAACGACTCTGTGCAGTTTTGAGAGAACAGCGTTCGAAAGAAAGCGACTATCTCAGAGATCTGGTGATTATGCCGGAGGGGTTCCACCCGTTCCCATACCGAACACGGAAGTTAAGACCTCCAGGGCCAAGGATACTTGGAGCATAGCTCCTGGGAAAGCAGGTCATCGCCAGGTAACAAGCGAAAGATCATCTCTAATGAGATGGTCTTTTTGTGTTCAATGATAGTACCCTACAGAAAATGGAATTGGTTAGCTGTCAATTGATATCCACCTGGACAGAAGCATCAGAGCAGTTTAAGCATTATCTCAGGAGGGAGGATCGCCGTCTGGTTTCTGTTCAAATTCGGAATCGATTCCGAATTTGAACTGCCATGGTTGAGCCGGGCCGGGTTTTATTTCGGGTCACGGATACCAACGGATATTCCGGCAAATCGAATAGCGTGGCTGCTGCTTTATAAAGATCCTGATCAGACACGTCCATCTTCAGTACGGAAACGCTTTTTCGCCGGGATAGCTGGGTACCGTTGACCATACCAATCTGATAACGGACAACCATCCCGGTTTCCGCCCCTGACGAAATGATAGCCATTAAAAATTTCCTCTTGTTTTGGATGTTGACTGACCAAGCTTTGGTCGGTCTTGTTATCTTATGCATCTTGTCCGGCAGGGGTTACCCTTGTCTAGGGATACTTGGAGACAAAATAAGGGCAAGACCGCAAAGTGTGATATGATAGGCTCCTTTACGGTCTTGTCCTTATTTTTGTCACAAATGAGGGCTTGAACACATAGGCTATGAGTAAGGTTGCTCAAATCCGTCTTGCCTTATGGGAGCTTTTCCTCCGGAAAAGCTTATGAATAAGAAGAGGAACTCAAAAATCATGGCGAACGGAATAACTGAGCGGACGCCGCAGATTATCGCGGTCGAAATTAATAATATTAAAGATCAGACCGCCAGAAGGCTGCTTTACAGCTCAGTCGGGATTGAACGGCACCTGACGGAGGGCAAATCATGGTCGATTATGGAGAATGGGGAAAGTGGCTGGAGAACTCGGCGAGTTATTTCCAAGGCACGGCCAACAAGCTGACGCGCCTCTTTGCAGAGTATGGGGACAAGCTGACCGCTGTCCAGAACGGCTCAAATTCGGAATCGATTCCGAATTTGAACCCCCCAGGTGATTATCCTCTTGAATCAAGTCTTATCCAACAAGCGCTTTAAAAGGGTCGGATATCTCAGCTTTAGTCAAAGATATTCGGCGAGGTAACGTGTAAACTTTGGAAGCGCCGTATACTGAACGGTACGTACGGGCTGTGGGAGGCCGGCTACTTAAATAACGGGTAGTCTCCTACCCGATTTTGCAATGCGGTATAAGATCGGTGTTCCACCTGTTCGATCCACGCATTAGGATTTTCGTCG encodes the following:
- a CDS encoding DUF1659 domain-containing protein, whose product is MAIISSGAETGMVVRYQIGMVNGTQLSRRKSVSVLKMDVSDQDLYKAAATLFDLPEYPLVSVTRNKTRPGSTMAVQIRNRFRI